The proteins below are encoded in one region of Candidatus Thiodiazotropha sp. LNASS1:
- a CDS encoding sigma-54-dependent transcriptional regulator, producing MTQPMALIVDDEPDICELLEITLMRMGIASHSVFDLNTAHKLLTEQSFDLCLSDMRLPDGNGIDLVRHINNTYPHLPVAMITAHGNMESAIEALKAGAFDFVSKPVDLEMLRKLVQQAVKLGRPNPSSKSSHDISGASEHSLMLGNSPPMVQIRQLIDKLARSQAPVYISGESGTGKELAARLIHKNGPRADHPFVAVNCGAIPQELMESELFGHKKGSFTGANQDHQGLFLSADGGTLFLDEIADLPLHMQVKLLRAIQEKHIRPVGSQKEIPIDVRIISATHKKLSGMVETGDFRQDLFYRINVIELPLPPLRERVEDIPLLAHHFLTRIARDSDIKKSKLSSNALNKLKKYAFPGNIRELENILERSVTLLDGSTIKADDLHLPTNQQSAENSIGSSQPLDDRMEQIERETIVKALEETRWNRTAAAKKLGMSLRSLRYRLDKLGID from the coding sequence ATGACCCAGCCGATGGCATTGATCGTAGACGATGAACCAGATATTTGCGAGCTGCTCGAAATCACTTTGATGCGTATGGGGATCGCTTCACATTCTGTTTTCGATCTGAATACCGCTCATAAACTGCTCACCGAACAATCATTTGACCTCTGCCTCTCTGACATGCGACTACCCGATGGTAATGGAATCGATCTTGTACGGCATATAAATAATACCTACCCACATCTCCCCGTAGCCATGATCACTGCACATGGCAATATGGAATCCGCTATCGAGGCTCTCAAAGCGGGAGCTTTCGATTTCGTTTCTAAACCCGTTGATCTCGAAATGCTTCGCAAACTAGTGCAACAAGCAGTCAAGTTGGGTAGACCGAATCCATCCAGCAAATCATCACATGACATATCGGGGGCATCCGAACATTCACTCATGCTCGGCAATTCACCTCCCATGGTACAAATCCGGCAGCTAATCGATAAGCTGGCCCGCAGCCAGGCGCCTGTCTATATCAGTGGGGAATCAGGCACTGGCAAGGAACTCGCAGCAAGGCTAATTCACAAAAATGGTCCACGTGCTGACCACCCCTTTGTTGCCGTCAACTGTGGTGCAATCCCCCAGGAATTGATGGAAAGTGAACTCTTTGGGCATAAAAAAGGGAGTTTTACCGGCGCCAACCAGGATCATCAAGGGCTCTTTCTCAGTGCCGATGGCGGCACTTTGTTTCTTGATGAAATAGCAGATCTACCGCTTCATATGCAAGTGAAATTATTGCGTGCAATTCAAGAAAAGCACATACGTCCCGTCGGTAGTCAAAAAGAAATTCCTATAGATGTCCGCATTATCAGTGCCACACACAAGAAACTCTCTGGAATGGTCGAAACCGGAGACTTTCGGCAGGATCTCTTTTACCGTATCAATGTCATTGAACTACCACTTCCACCCCTGAGGGAAAGAGTAGAAGACATACCATTACTTGCTCATCACTTTCTCACTCGCATTGCACGAGATTCAGATATAAAGAAATCCAAGCTCTCTTCGAATGCACTAAATAAACTGAAAAAATACGCTTTTCCTGGCAATATCAGAGAGCTGGAAAATATCCTTGAGCGCTCGGTCACTCTTCTCGATGGTTCCACCATTAAAGCCGATGATCTTCACCTACCCACCAATCAACAGAGTGCTGAAAATAGTATTGGCAGCTCACAGCCCCTAGATGACAGAATGGAGCAGATAGAACGTGAGACGATAGTTAAAGCTCTTGAAGAGACGCGCTGGAATAGAACCGCAGCTGCCAAAAAGTTAGGCATGAGTTTACGCTCTCTACGCTATCGTTTGGATAAACTTGGAATTGATTAG
- the rffA gene encoding dTDP-4-amino-4,6-dideoxygalactose transaminase produces the protein MKIPFNKPYMTGKELWFISQAHANGHLAGDGDFTSKCNAWIENRVGCEKALLTHSCTAALEMTAILADIQPGDEVIMPSYTFVSTANAFLLRGAIPVFVDIRADTLNIDENKIEDAITSKTKAIVPVHYAGVGCEMDVIMEIAQRHNLLVIEDAAQGIMSNYKGRPLGSIGHMATLSFHETKNIISGEGGALLVNAPELVERAEIVREKGTNRRQFFRGQVDKYSWVDIGSSFLPGEIISAFLWAQMEEAEEITKRRLNIWNTYFQWFEACENLQQIRRPIVPANCSHNAHMFYLLLPDIKARTEFITNLKQRDIHAVFHYVPLDSSPMGRRFGRKNGDMSNTDNIANRLVRLPLWVGIEEHQAYVVQQILASLN, from the coding sequence ATGAAAATCCCCTTTAATAAGCCATACATGACTGGCAAGGAACTTTGGTTCATCAGTCAGGCACATGCCAATGGGCATCTGGCTGGGGATGGTGATTTCACAAGTAAATGCAATGCCTGGATAGAGAATCGTGTTGGATGTGAAAAGGCACTCTTGACTCATTCTTGTACCGCTGCTCTTGAAATGACAGCGATTCTTGCAGATATACAACCCGGTGATGAAGTCATAATGCCATCGTACACCTTTGTATCGACAGCAAATGCCTTTCTCTTGCGCGGTGCCATACCTGTTTTTGTCGACATTAGAGCAGATACGCTCAACATTGATGAAAATAAGATTGAAGATGCAATTACAAGTAAAACAAAGGCTATTGTTCCAGTTCACTATGCAGGTGTAGGCTGCGAGATGGATGTGATTATGGAGATTGCACAGCGCCATAATCTCTTGGTAATAGAGGATGCAGCGCAGGGAATCATGTCTAACTACAAAGGTAGGCCTTTAGGCTCTATTGGACATATGGCAACGCTGTCTTTCCATGAAACAAAGAATATAATTTCTGGTGAGGGAGGGGCGTTACTAGTTAATGCTCCAGAGTTGGTAGAGCGTGCTGAAATTGTCCGTGAAAAGGGTACAAATAGAAGACAGTTCTTTCGGGGGCAGGTAGATAAATACAGCTGGGTAGACATTGGCTCTTCATTCCTGCCTGGTGAGATCATCTCTGCATTTCTATGGGCTCAGATGGAAGAGGCGGAAGAAATAACAAAACGAAGATTGAATATATGGAATACTTATTTCCAGTGGTTTGAAGCATGTGAGAATTTACAGCAGATTCGTCGCCCGATAGTGCCTGCTAATTGTAGTCATAACGCTCATATGTTCTATTTGCTTCTTCCTGATATAAAAGCCCGGACAGAGTTCATTACTAACCTCAAACAGCGGGATATTCATGCTGTTTTCCACTATGTGCCATTAGATAGCTCGCCAATGGGACGTCGATTTGGCCGTAAAAACGGTGATATGTCTAATACGGACAACATTGCTAATCGATTAGTGAGGTTGCCATTGTGGGTGGGAATTGAGGAGCATCAAGCGTACGTTGTCCAACAAATACTAGCATCTTTAAATTAG
- a CDS encoding trans-aconitate 2-methyltransferase: MKKMFEIGCGTGYVLSGIERAFPNVELSASDIYIAGLQFTKGRVDRAELFQMDARSIPFDSEFDVIGAFDVLEHIVEDQKALFEMYRAVKPGGGIIITVPQHTFLWSQTDVRACHVRRYSVAELKDKVEEAGFTIKVSTSFVSLLLPVMMLSRLQKRKGDNTDQTSELMVGGVTNWILEKILDFERILIRNGLHFAAGGSLLMIAEK; the protein is encoded by the coding sequence ATGAAAAAGATGTTCGAAATCGGATGTGGAACAGGTTATGTGCTTTCAGGAATTGAAAGGGCATTTCCGAATGTCGAGCTGTCAGCGAGTGATATTTATATTGCAGGTTTACAATTCACAAAAGGTCGAGTGGATAGGGCAGAACTATTCCAAATGGACGCAAGAAGTATACCTTTCGATTCAGAATTCGATGTTATTGGCGCCTTTGACGTATTGGAACACATAGTAGAAGACCAAAAAGCATTATTTGAAATGTATCGTGCTGTTAAACCAGGTGGAGGAATTATCATAACGGTACCTCAACATACATTTCTTTGGAGTCAGACGGATGTGCGGGCTTGCCACGTGCGTAGGTACAGTGTTGCGGAATTGAAGGATAAAGTAGAGGAAGCTGGTTTCACAATCAAAGTATCAACATCTTTTGTATCTCTGTTGCTGCCAGTGATGATGCTATCAAGATTACAGAAGCGAAAAGGTGATAACACTGATCAAACATCAGAATTGATGGTTGGAGGAGTAACAAACTGGATTCTAGAGAAAATACTTGACTTTGAGCGGATATTAATACGCAATGGACTACATTTTGCAGCTGGTGGATCACTTCTAATGATAGCAGAGAAATGA
- a CDS encoding EamA family transporter, whose protein sequence is MSYLSNHLALLAAVILTVGSHVLLKKGSTSTKGYLNMTTMTAVMMFSLVTVLIVYSLQAIMLKTVIAMSALTFVLMPIASWIFLREELTKRGILASIIIVLGIIIYLSGG, encoded by the coding sequence ATGAGTTATCTTTCAAATCATTTAGCTCTGTTAGCTGCAGTCATACTTACTGTCGGTTCACATGTTTTGCTCAAAAAAGGCAGCACAAGTACAAAAGGGTATTTAAACATGACTACAATGACAGCTGTAATGATGTTTAGCTTAGTAACGGTGCTTATTGTTTATTCATTACAGGCCATAATGCTTAAAACAGTGATTGCAATGAGTGCACTGACATTCGTACTGATGCCAATTGCCAGTTGGATTTTTCTTAGAGAGGAATTAACTAAGCGGGGTATATTGGCATCTATTATCATTGTGTTAGGAATTATAATCTATTTATCTGGCGGTTAA
- a CDS encoding sulfotransferase, whose translation MTKRASNHILVTGCYRSGTTIVEKIVNMHPNATIASQPFPILFFIFKEQFNDIRGIKRRYPLDHLFLETSYVNQEFNKYLIEYSINKKTLNEFQNRMRNYAEGLWTPEIIDVLDQLKPGTFFDIYKNLLNLLADIYSAKREELIGSKEVLIEEYAPAMINEGVKVIFVVRDPRDMITSLNFRIRDNLTGENRPILYSLRVWRKSVAFAYAATKRKKGCMVRYEDLVSNKWQTLNKITNYLGVEDFKKDIFDNGIVDQNGKPWKGNSSFADQNGISVNSLQKYKNYLPQNVKRFIEVLCAPEMQLLGYTSNYLIDEIDELMDSYRDPFEPSHSKFQTGYSHNKERLKHEKERIRLLRRGIGDVEMQRQWFITPEIYTAMSSMYG comes from the coding sequence ATGACAAAAAGAGCCAGCAATCATATTCTTGTTACTGGTTGTTATCGTAGTGGAACCACGATAGTGGAAAAGATTGTAAACATGCATCCAAATGCTACTATTGCCTCACAACCATTTCCTATACTATTTTTTATTTTTAAAGAACAGTTTAACGATATCAGAGGTATAAAAAGAAGATATCCGCTTGACCATTTATTTTTAGAAACTAGTTACGTAAATCAGGAATTTAACAAATATTTAATAGAATATTCAATTAACAAAAAGACTTTAAATGAATTTCAAAACAGGATGCGTAATTATGCAGAAGGCCTTTGGACACCTGAAATTATTGATGTATTAGATCAACTAAAGCCAGGAACATTTTTTGATATTTACAAAAACTTATTAAACCTTTTGGCGGATATCTATTCAGCAAAAAGAGAAGAATTAATTGGCAGTAAAGAAGTATTAATTGAAGAATACGCTCCGGCAATGATTAATGAGGGCGTTAAAGTAATATTCGTTGTGCGTGATCCTCGTGACATGATCACATCACTTAACTTCAGAATCAGAGATAACCTAACAGGCGAAAATAGACCAATACTTTACAGTCTTAGAGTATGGCGAAAAAGTGTAGCCTTTGCATATGCAGCCACTAAAAGGAAAAAAGGTTGTATGGTGCGATATGAAGATCTCGTATCAAATAAATGGCAAACATTAAATAAAATCACAAATTATCTAGGCGTTGAGGATTTTAAAAAAGATATATTCGATAACGGGATTGTTGATCAGAATGGAAAACCTTGGAAGGGTAACTCCTCATTTGCAGATCAGAATGGTATTTCTGTAAATTCTTTACAGAAATACAAGAATTATCTACCGCAAAATGTAAAGAGATTTATTGAAGTGTTATGTGCACCTGAGATGCAACTACTTGGGTATACTTCGAATTACCTTATTGACGAAATAGATGAATTAATGGATTCCTATAGAGATCCATTTGAGCCTTCCCATAGTAAATTTCAAACAGGTTATAGTCACAATAAAGAACGGCTAAAGCATGAAAAAGAACGTATAAGGTTATTGAGACGTGGTATAGGTGATGTTGAAATGCAGAGACAATGGTTCATCACGCCAGAAATATACACTGCAATGTCATCGATGTATGGCTAA
- a CDS encoding glycosyltransferase family 2 protein, with protein MNINNDIAYSVVIPVFNAEETLYELTSELIQHLTSASKSYEIIFVDDCSGDNSWNLIRELAAEYAVVRGFQLMRNSGQGAATMAGLAKSRGAFVVTMDDDLQNPPYEVPRLFEFMEQHTEIDVLFGRPREKHHALWRRAGSEIINRLSNIMFEQESSFKLTSFRVIRREVLIPLLKLNVPEPAVGALLTTLTKRLINVDVDHAPRVAGGSGYSIGQLLRLTMSKFLGFSTFPLRFLATLGVIGIGISFLLGMYILFRYFFGNIVVPGWTTLSLLLIGLSGFLFLAFGIVGEYLQQILNITRLNPTYVLRSTEEEISSDGSRPEYVLSSNND; from the coding sequence TTGAATATTAATAATGATATCGCATATTCTGTTGTGATCCCTGTATTCAATGCAGAGGAAACATTATACGAATTGACTTCAGAACTTATTCAGCATCTAACATCTGCATCGAAATCATATGAGATTATTTTTGTTGATGACTGTAGTGGAGACAATAGTTGGAATTTAATTCGTGAGTTGGCAGCTGAATACGCAGTGGTAAGAGGCTTTCAGTTGATGCGAAATTCTGGGCAAGGTGCAGCAACTATGGCAGGACTTGCAAAATCGCGAGGCGCCTTTGTTGTAACCATGGATGATGATCTCCAGAATCCTCCATATGAAGTGCCTCGATTATTCGAATTCATGGAACAGCATACTGAAATAGATGTATTGTTCGGCCGTCCAAGAGAAAAACATCATGCATTGTGGCGGCGTGCAGGTAGCGAGATAATTAATCGTTTGAGTAATATAATGTTCGAACAGGAATCGTCTTTTAAGCTTACGAGTTTTCGTGTTATTAGGCGGGAAGTATTAATTCCCTTACTTAAATTGAACGTTCCAGAGCCGGCGGTTGGCGCATTGTTAACAACGTTGACGAAGCGCTTGATTAATGTGGATGTCGATCATGCCCCTCGTGTTGCTGGGGGGAGTGGGTACTCAATAGGTCAACTTCTGAGACTGACAATGAGTAAGTTTTTGGGGTTTTCAACCTTCCCGTTGCGCTTTCTTGCAACATTAGGGGTTATTGGTATAGGTATAAGCTTCTTACTTGGTATGTATATATTGTTTAGATATTTCTTCGGTAATATTGTTGTTCCTGGTTGGACGACACTGTCGCTCCTTCTTATTGGGCTTTCAGGATTCCTGTTTTTGGCTTTTGGAATAGTCGGTGAATATTTGCAACAGATTCTCAATATTACAAGACTTAATCCGACATACGTGCTGCGATCTACAGAAGAAGAAATCAGCAGTGATGGAAGTAGACCAGAGTATGTGCTATCCAGTAATAATGATTGA
- a CDS encoding acetyl-CoA carboxylase biotin carboxylase subunit family protein, giving the protein MKRKLMILGAGIFQVAAIKKAVELGYYVITVDNIPDNIGHNYSHESINLSTADAEKVIKSASKKQIDGIYAMASDVALPTVAKVAEALSLPGPDVKYIYTILNKITFRSLQKKLKMDSPQFIEVRDFNKAVTEWQGGPAIIKPAMSSGSRGVSMLEQMDVTSHAYYKSALKLSNNNCVCLEEFIDGQDVSVEGFILNNKVRYAFISKKYIHNFAVIGHELPNNISGEIQNNILDQIQKVVDSGIVSNGPFDADFRIGEGRVVLLEIAPRLGGNGLPVLVEAAYGISLIELSLKYAMDEPSQILDIELEENVVPHVSILLYPERTGTVESLSSEESIISKLDKVEELCINLVPGQKVDRFVHGGHVFGYCILNMIEGIGFNKLAEQVKSAISIQYN; this is encoded by the coding sequence ATGAAACGTAAATTAATGATTTTGGGTGCGGGAATATTTCAGGTCGCTGCAATTAAAAAGGCAGTCGAGCTTGGTTACTATGTAATTACAGTTGATAATATACCAGATAATATTGGTCATAATTACTCCCATGAATCAATCAATTTAAGTACAGCAGATGCAGAAAAAGTTATAAAATCAGCATCTAAAAAACAGATTGACGGTATTTATGCTATGGCATCGGACGTTGCACTACCAACAGTTGCAAAAGTAGCAGAGGCGTTATCCCTTCCAGGACCGGATGTGAAGTACATTTATACAATACTTAATAAGATCACATTCAGATCATTACAAAAAAAATTAAAGATGGATTCGCCTCAATTTATTGAAGTTCGTGACTTCAATAAAGCTGTAACTGAATGGCAAGGTGGTCCTGCTATTATTAAACCAGCGATGAGCTCAGGCTCTAGAGGGGTATCAATGCTTGAGCAAATGGATGTTACATCACATGCTTATTATAAATCAGCCTTAAAGTTGTCAAATAATAATTGTGTGTGTTTGGAGGAATTCATTGATGGTCAGGACGTTAGTGTAGAAGGATTTATTTTAAACAATAAAGTTCGATATGCTTTTATAAGTAAGAAATATATACATAACTTTGCCGTAATAGGCCATGAATTACCGAATAATATTAGTGGGGAAATACAAAATAATATACTTGACCAGATTCAAAAAGTTGTCGATTCAGGAATTGTATCGAATGGACCATTTGATGCCGACTTCAGGATAGGTGAAGGTCGTGTAGTTTTGTTAGAAATAGCACCGAGATTGGGTGGAAATGGATTACCTGTTCTCGTTGAAGCGGCTTATGGCATTTCGTTAATAGAGCTTTCACTAAAGTATGCAATGGATGAACCTTCTCAAATATTAGATATAGAGCTCGAAGAAAATGTGGTACCACATGTTTCTATATTACTCTATCCAGAAAGAACAGGCACCGTTGAATCGCTGTCATCTGAGGAATCAATTATCTCAAAATTAGATAAAGTAGAAGAGTTATGTATTAATTTGGTTCCTGGTCAGAAGGTAGATCGATTTGTTCATGGAGGGCACGTATTTGGCTATTGCATTCTAAATATGATAGAAGGCATAGGATTTAACAAATTGGCCGAACAAGTAAAAAGTGCTATTTCAATACAATACAATTAG
- a CDS encoding pilin produces MRKQSGFTLIELMIVIAIIGILAAIALPAYQDYTVRAKVSEGAIAASAIKVGVTELFADDGQDGLSRYSGVIANDQASLITDKITGITVDGSNGLITVTLGGISQLTAGNDLVYYPTINGNALANDNSAGTIEWDCSTHTTIEPKFLPANCRN; encoded by the coding sequence ATGAGAAAACAATCTGGTTTTACGTTGATTGAATTAATGATCGTCATTGCGATTATCGGTATTTTGGCTGCTATTGCGCTGCCTGCTTATCAGGACTATACCGTTCGTGCCAAGGTATCTGAAGGTGCTATTGCAGCCAGCGCCATCAAAGTTGGTGTTACTGAATTGTTTGCCGATGATGGGCAGGATGGGCTTTCAAGATATAGTGGTGTAATTGCAAATGATCAGGCAAGCCTTATTACTGATAAAATTACCGGAATTACCGTTGATGGATCAAACGGCCTGATTACCGTTACTCTGGGCGGTATTAGCCAACTCACGGCAGGTAATGACTTAGTTTACTATCCCACTATCAATGGGAATGCTCTAGCAAATGATAATTCTGCAGGCACCATTGAATGGGATTGCTCAACTCATACGACCATTGAGCCTAAATTCTTGCCCGCTAATTGCCGTAATTAG
- the pilB gene encoding type IV-A pilus assembly ATPase PilB, protein MAKAKQQINLSGLGRCLIQDGLISEEKAESAFAEALKNKVPYVSYLVENKILNSIDIAISASRGFGVPIFDLDVLDPGVIPTDEVAEKLVRSHHALPIFRRGNRLFLAVSDPTNHQGLDEIRFNTGLASEAILVEENKLKRTIDKVMEAQESGMDDLLDADLDNLDVSGGDDEQENDESKLDVDEAPVVRYVNKILLDAIKQGVSDVHFEPYEYTYRIRYRQDGLLHEVASPPSNLANRLSSRIKVMSRMNIAERRVPQDGRIKMQLSKSRAIDFRVNTCPTLYGEKIVLRILDPTSAQLGIEALGFEEEQREKFLSAINKPYGMVLVTGPTGSGKTVSLYTALNLLNKPEVNISTAEDPVEIQVPGINQVNTNVKTGLTFAEALRAFLRQDPDIVMVGEIRDLETAEIAVKAAQTGHLVLSTLHTNDAPQTLTRMANMGVPPFNIASSVLLIMAQRLARRLCEHCKASDDLPKEALLEEGFTEQDIDTGFTIYKPVGCDLCTSGYKGRVGIFQVMPVSETMGKIIMEGGSSLQLEEQADKEGVNNLRRSGLRKVMQGITSLQELNRVTKD, encoded by the coding sequence ATGGCCAAAGCAAAACAACAAATTAACCTAAGCGGGCTTGGACGTTGCCTGATCCAGGATGGCTTAATCAGTGAAGAAAAGGCAGAGTCCGCCTTCGCGGAAGCACTGAAAAATAAAGTACCCTATGTCAGCTATCTTGTTGAAAATAAAATATTAAATAGTATTGATATCGCCATATCCGCCTCACGAGGATTTGGTGTACCCATCTTCGATCTTGATGTACTTGATCCTGGCGTCATACCTACTGACGAGGTTGCCGAGAAACTCGTCCGCAGCCACCATGCTTTACCCATTTTTCGTCGTGGAAACCGTCTATTTCTTGCCGTATCTGACCCTACCAACCACCAGGGACTGGATGAAATCCGATTCAATACAGGCCTCGCTTCAGAAGCGATCCTAGTCGAGGAGAACAAGCTCAAACGGACTATCGACAAGGTTATGGAGGCCCAGGAATCCGGCATGGATGATTTGCTGGATGCCGACCTGGACAACCTGGATGTCTCCGGTGGCGATGATGAACAGGAAAATGATGAATCAAAGCTGGATGTCGACGAGGCACCAGTCGTCCGATATGTAAATAAAATACTACTGGATGCCATAAAACAGGGTGTTTCCGATGTCCATTTCGAACCCTACGAATACACCTACCGTATCCGCTATCGTCAGGATGGACTGTTACACGAGGTCGCCAGCCCCCCCTCCAATCTAGCCAACCGTCTATCCAGCCGCATCAAGGTTATGTCGCGCATGAATATTGCCGAGAGGCGTGTCCCTCAGGATGGGCGCATTAAGATGCAACTTTCCAAGTCCCGCGCTATCGATTTCCGTGTCAATACATGCCCAACCCTGTATGGCGAAAAGATTGTACTGCGTATCCTTGACCCCACCAGTGCACAACTCGGCATCGAGGCGCTCGGGTTCGAGGAGGAACAGCGCGAAAAGTTTCTTAGCGCCATCAACAAACCCTATGGAATGGTCCTGGTCACCGGCCCCACCGGTAGCGGTAAAACGGTCAGTCTCTACACCGCACTAAATCTGCTCAATAAGCCGGAAGTCAACATCTCCACCGCCGAAGACCCTGTAGAGATTCAGGTACCGGGCATCAACCAGGTTAATACCAATGTCAAAACAGGCCTGACTTTTGCGGAAGCCTTAAGAGCCTTTCTACGCCAGGATCCCGATATCGTAATGGTGGGTGAGATTCGTGATCTCGAGACGGCTGAAATTGCGGTCAAGGCAGCTCAGACAGGCCACTTGGTACTTTCAACTTTACACACCAATGACGCCCCCCAGACACTTACGCGTATGGCCAACATGGGTGTCCCACCTTTCAATATAGCTTCCTCTGTGCTCCTCATTATGGCCCAGCGTCTCGCCAGGCGCCTTTGTGAGCACTGCAAAGCATCTGACGACCTACCTAAAGAGGCACTCTTGGAGGAGGGGTTCACCGAACAGGATATTGACACCGGCTTCACCATCTACAAACCGGTAGGATGTGACCTGTGTACCAGCGGTTACAAGGGTCGTGTTGGTATATTTCAAGTTATGCCCGTCTCTGAAACGATGGGAAAGATTATTATGGAAGGCGGCTCATCGTTGCAATTGGAAGAGCAAGCGGATAAAGAGGGTGTCAATAACCTGCGCCGATCCGGTCTGCGTAAAGTGATGCAGGGGATTACCAGCCTCCAAGAACTCAACCGGGTAACCAAGGACTAA
- a CDS encoding type II secretion system F family protein, which translates to MAPPRKKAQVKSHLYSWEGMDKKGSRLTGESRATDINMVKADLRRQGVTPLKVRKKATSILSTKKKITSADVTVFSRQLATMMSAGVPMVQAFDIVGRGHENPSMQELILTIKADVEGGTALADALKKHPLHFEDLFVNLVRAGEHAGVLETLLHKIATYKEKTESIKGKIKKAMFYPAAIIVAAIVVTAILLIFVIPQFESLFTNFGADLPAFTQLVVNLSHFARDWWWAIILGFIAVVYVFTYIWKRSRSFRHSVDRILLKIPVVGMILNKSAIARFSRTLATMSAAGVPLVEALDSVAGATGNVVYSDAVLRMREDVATGQSLQLAMRQRNLFPNMVVQMVSIGEESGALDDMLNKVADFYEEQVDNAVDAMSSLMEPIIMVVLGTLVGGLVVAMYLPIFKMGAVI; encoded by the coding sequence ATGGCGCCTCCAAGAAAGAAAGCTCAGGTAAAATCCCACCTCTATTCCTGGGAGGGAATGGACAAGAAGGGATCTCGTCTCACGGGTGAAAGCCGTGCAACCGATATCAACATGGTTAAGGCGGATCTGCGCCGACAGGGAGTAACACCCCTCAAGGTCAGAAAAAAGGCCACATCGATATTAAGCACCAAAAAGAAGATTACCAGTGCCGATGTCACTGTCTTCAGCCGACAACTTGCCACCATGATGTCTGCCGGTGTACCCATGGTACAGGCCTTCGATATCGTAGGTCGGGGACATGAGAATCCATCTATGCAGGAGCTGATCCTCACCATTAAGGCAGATGTTGAAGGTGGTACCGCCCTGGCCGATGCCTTGAAAAAACATCCATTGCATTTCGAGGACCTGTTTGTCAATCTGGTTCGTGCAGGTGAACATGCGGGTGTGCTCGAAACGCTACTCCACAAAATTGCCACCTATAAGGAAAAAACGGAATCTATCAAAGGCAAAATTAAAAAAGCGATGTTTTATCCTGCTGCAATCATTGTTGCAGCTATTGTAGTGACAGCAATTTTACTGATATTCGTCATCCCACAGTTTGAATCGCTTTTCACAAATTTTGGCGCTGATCTACCGGCATTCACTCAACTCGTGGTAAATCTATCTCATTTTGCACGAGACTGGTGGTGGGCCATAATTCTTGGGTTTATAGCGGTTGTTTATGTATTTACATATATATGGAAACGTTCTCGCAGTTTTCGACATTCTGTCGATCGTATACTGCTTAAAATCCCTGTGGTCGGCATGATTCTCAATAAATCGGCAATTGCCCGCTTTTCCCGCACACTCGCCACCATGTCGGCCGCTGGAGTACCACTGGTTGAAGCACTCGACTCCGTCGCCGGTGCGACGGGCAATGTCGTTTACAGTGATGCTGTCTTACGGATGCGGGAAGACGTGGCCACTGGTCAGTCTCTGCAGCTTGCCATGAGACAACGTAACCTTTTCCCCAATATGGTGGTGCAGATGGTCTCCATCGGCGAAGAGTCCGGCGCGCTGGATGATATGCTGAACAAAGTAGCCGACTTTTATGAGGAACAGGTCGATAATGCAGTCGATGCTATGAGCAGTCTGATGGAGCCCATTATCATGGTAGTACTGGGCACCCTTGTTGGAGGACTGGTTGTCGCCATGTATCTGCCTATCTTTAAGATGGGAGCGGTAATCTAA